In Choristoneura fumiferana chromosome 21, NRCan_CFum_1, whole genome shotgun sequence, a single genomic region encodes these proteins:
- the LOC141440005 gene encoding uncharacterized protein, which yields MTTLRQCFGRPEILATKALDDLKKLPRLGSTATEINAFAVKLQNIVSVLSSIDQHGYLASPLLVRDVMEKLSPHLRSRFGDFASEQMTMEPQIILLSRFLMREADRALRFSYTTVEATAAAAATTLTFRRDAARPAPRPTPMRGPTPRAAPRAPVYATEGDDARRCLCCGGGHPTTRCKRITNMEVNDRWQWARDNRVCFRCMDQQHRRETCRARTCEVNGCRHVHHPLLHASAAKVPRHPEARRERTPPRGQAPQSPTTLASEPTVGPAPIPEKQTVTTVSNEDGKSPVLLKMCRVRVSGPSGTVDTFALLDDGSTVTLIDEDLARTIGASGPAVPMQMRGIASNTELPNSRRVNITVQGHGEAYKIAARTVDNLRIHTQRLGQEVTRYRHLSGLNDACYDEAIPRLLIGADNWHLMLVHETRTGKRRQPAAVRTALGWVIYGSVPRAIRAGGPTEDVLYVYNVRDDATDKLVQRHFAIDALGVSLATKPRPAEERAKRLFEATVKFHGDHYEVGLPWITDEVQTPASYATALQRFKGIERKMRRDANFAQEYAAQVTNLIAKGYAEPATEADARHPRAWVLPHFAVRNPNKPGKLRLVFDAASRSQGRCLNDFLLEGPDLLKSLPGILLRFREGRYAVTADIKEMFLRVKIRPEDRPAQLFLWREPGENQPKLMKMTSMIFGAASSPFLAHSVRNHNAERHAPEFPQALYAITSSHYMDDLVDSYATEEEAVDVATAVNEVHLRAGFELRGWNTNSPKLERRIEPELRATAPATLGLSEGPKILGLIWDPRSDTLGFNTAMNRVPKEVREGTRTPTKREALSAVMSVYDPLGLLSPYTITAKVTLQQSWRKQAPWDEPLDLEDGGIFIEWARGLAAVAALQLERCYAVGRHELHAFTDASESAYATAIYLRTTDASGTVTVALVAGKAKVAPLRQQSIPRMELQAALIGARLAATIIAEQRLTIERVVFWTDSRTVLAWIRNDAKRYTPFVAHRLGEIAEITRPEQWRWVPTAANPADDATRADSARQISTTDRWFTGPDFLRLPEDQWPQETVSEIYNINADASASENVKNKSVNLTSALPNIERFSKFERLIKATARVLFFVDKCRDKDSQLEVRHIERAEHLWFRKCQMDSFAEEIDILRYGGRLPKKSSLFHLDPVLEDGLLRLRGRINAAPVPDATKRPVILNGRHPFVSLLIEKAHRDAHHSSNERVVNDLRQRLWVLHLRPTVKKVARACRTCAVRRSTPRPPAMGDLPRARIDPYSRPFTNCGVDYFGPLTVTIGRRHEKRWVALFTCLTTRAVHLEIVASLSTDSAIMALRRMAARRGWPRVMYSDNGTCFRGADTELRAAYEEWLPELRDIGLGAPGRGWCGQSRPH from the exons ATGACGACGCTGCGACAATGCTTTGGCCGCCCCGAAATTCTGGCCACCAAAGCACTCGACGACCTCAAGAAGCTGCCGCGCCTGGGGTCAACTGCCACCGAAATCAACGCGTTTGCAGTCAAATTGCAAAACATCGTCAGCGTGCTGTCATCAATCGACCAGCACGGCTACCTCGCCAGCCCCTTGCTGGTACGCGACGTGATGGAGAAGCTCAGCCCACATCTACGGTCACGCTTCGGGGACTTCGCATCGGAGCAGATGACCATGGAGCCACAGATCATTCTGTTGTCGCGGTTCCTCATGCGCGAGGCCGACCGCGCCCTGCGTTTCTCCTATACAACGGTGGAAGCGacggcagccgccgccgccactACGCTGACGTTCCGAAGGGATGCTGCGAGGCCAGCACCCCGTCCGACGCCGATGCGCGGCCCCACCCCTCGGGCCGCGCCGCGAGCGCCCGTCTACGCCACCGAGGGCGATGACGCGCGCCGCTGCCTCTGCTGTGGAGGCGGTCATCCCACCACGAGATGCAAGCGCATCACCAACATGGAGGTCAACGATCGCTGGCAGTGGGCACGCGACAACCGCGTGTGCTTCCGCTGCATGGACCAGCAGCACCGCCGCGAAACCTGCCGAGCCCGCACCTGTGAAGTCAACGGGTGCCGGCATGTGCACCATCCATTGCTGCACGCGAGCGCGGCAAAAGTGCCGCGCCACCCCGAAGCGAGACGCGAGCGGACGCCGCCCCGTGGGCAGGCACCGCAGTCCCCAACGACATTGGCGTCCGAGCCCACTGTTGGGCCGGCGCCAATCCCCGAAAAGCAGACGGTGACTACGGTCAGCAACGAAGACGGCAAGTCACCGGTCCTGCTGAAGATGTGCCGAGTCCGCGTCAGCGGACCCAGCGGCACCGTCGACACCTTCGCACTGCTGGATGACGGGTCAACGGTGACGCTCATCGACGAAGACCTGGCGCGCACGATCGGAGCCTCGGGACCGGCGGTGCCAATGCAAATGAGAGGCATCGCCAGCAACACCGAGCTGCCGAACAGTCGACGTGTCAACATCACGGTGCAGGGCCACGGTGAGGCCTACAAGATCGCCGCCCGCACCGTCGACAACCTCCGGATCCACACACAGCGACTGGGTCAGGAGGTTACCCGGTACCGCCACCTTAGTGGGCTGAACGATGCCTGCTACGACGAAGCCATTCCGCGTCTCCTCATTGGCGCGGACAATTGGCACCTGATGCTCGTCCACGAGACACGGACGGGCAAGCGACGGCAACCAGCAGCGGTTCGGACGGCACTGGGCTGGGTCATTTACGGCTCAGTGCCCCGGGCCATTCGAGCGGGCGGCCCGACCGAGGATGTGCTCTACGTTTATAACGTACGCGACGACGCCACCGACAAGCTAGTTCAGCGACATTTCGCCATCGACGCGCTGGGCGTGTCGCTGGCCACGAAACCACGACCAGCCGAGGAACGGGCGAAACGACTCTTCGAAGCAACAGTGAAATTCCACGGCGATCACTATGAAGTCGGTCTGCCGTGGATAACGGACGAGGTGCAAACGCCAGCGAGCTACGCGACGGCACTACAGCGCTTCAAGGGCATCGAGCGCAAGATGCGTCGCGACGCAAACTTCGCGCAAGAGTACGCGGCACAGGTCACCAACCTAATAGCGAAGGGCTATGCGGAGCCCGCCACCGAGGCAGATGCGCGCCACCCGCGCGCTTGGGTGCTGCCCCACTTTGCCGTGCGGAACCCCAATAAACCAGGGAAGCTCCGCCTGGTTTTCGACGCAGCGAGCCGCAGCCAGGGCCGCTGCCTTAACGATTTCCTGCTGGAGGGGCCCGACCTGCTAAAGTCCCTTCCGGGCATACTACTACGGTTCCGGGAGGGCCGCTACGCAGTAACGGCAGACATAAAAGAAATGTTTCTCCGAGTGAAGATTAGACCGGAAGATCGCCCGGCGCAGCTGTTCCTATGGAGGGAGCCGGGCGAGAATCAACCCAAGCTAATGAAAATGACTTCGATGATCTTCGGAGCAGCAAGCTCCCCTTTCCTGGCGCACAGCGTGCGCAACCACAACGCCGAGCGCCATGCGCCGGAATTCCCGCAGGCACTATACGCGATAACGTCGAGCCACTACATGGACGACCTAGTGGACAGCTACGCGACCGAAGAAGAGGCCGTGGACGTAGCAACGGCCGTCAACGAAGTCCACTTACGAGCCGGCTTTGAGCTGCGCGGGTGGAACACCAATTCCCCGAAACTCGAGCGAAGAATCGAACCTGAACTGCGGGCAACAGCGCCCGCAACACTAGGCCTGAGTGAGGGGCCGAAAATACTGGGGCTCATCTGGGACCCAAGAAGCGACACACTCGGGTTCAACACCGCAATGAACCGGGTGCCGAAAGAGGTGCGCGAAGGAACGCGCACACCAACGAAGAGAGAGGCCTTGAGCGCGGTGATGTCAGTTTATGACCCGCTCGGGCTCCTATCGCCCTACACAATCACCGCCAAGGTGACCCTTCAGCAGTCGTGGCGCAAACAGGCGCCGTGGGACGAGCCGCTGGACCTGGAGGACGGCGGTATTTTCATCGAGTGGGCTCGCGGTCTAGCCGCCGTAGCGGCACTGCAGCTGGAGCGGTGCTACGCGGTGGGCCGCCACGAGCTGCACGCCTTCACCGACGCGAGCGAGAGCGCCTACGCCACGGCCATCTACCTCCGGACGACAGACGCCTCCGGAACCGTGACGGTGGCTCTGGTGGCGGGAAAGGCGAAGGTGGCCCCGCTGAGGCAGCAGAGCATTCCTCGTATGGAGCTACAAGCGGCTCTGATCGGGGCTCGGCTGGCGGCCACAATCATAGCGGAACAACGACTTACGATCGAGCGCGTCGTATTCTGGACGGATTCACGCACTGTCCTGGCGTGGATTCGCAACGACGCAAAGCGCTATACACCCTTTGTGGCGCATCGACTTGGTGAGATCGCCGAGATAACCCGCCCCGAGCAATGGCGGTGGGTGCCGACAGCAGCAAACCCGGCGGACGACGCGACGCGGGCGGACAGTGCCCGCCAAATATCCACCACCGACCGGTGGTTCACCGGACCCGACTTCCTGCGGCTACCGGAAGACCAATGGCCGCAGGAAACAGTAAgcgaaatttataatattaatgcggACGCGAGTGCAAGTGAAAATGTGAAAAACAAAAGTGTTAATCTGACCAGTGCGTTGCCGAACATTgaacgattttcaaaattcgaaaGACTAATTAAAGCGACAGCGCGAGTGCTATTTTTTGTCGACAAGTGCCGCGACAAAGATAGTCAGTTAGAAGTGCGACATATCGAACGAGCGGAGCACCTCTGGTTCCGGAAGTGCCAGATGGATAGCTTCGCAGAAGAAATCGACATACTGCGATACGGGGGGAGGCTGCCAAAGAAGAGCAGCCTCTTCCACCTCGACCCCGTCCTCGAGGACGGCCTACTCCGGCTGCGTGGCCGCATCAACGCCGCGCCGGTGCCGGACGCGACGAAGAGGCCGGTCATCCTAAACGGCCGCCACCCGTTCGTGAGCCTTCTAATCGAGAAGGCGCACCGCGACGCCCACCACTCATCGAACGAACGGGTGGTCAACGACCTGCGGCAGCGACTGTGGGTGCTGCACCTTCGCCCCACGGTGAAGAAGGTAGCGCGCGCTTGCCGCACATGTGCTGTGCGGCGCTCGACTCCGCGCCCACCAGCGATGGGCGATCTACCGCGGGCCCGCATCGACCCCTACAGCCGGCCCTTCACTAACTGCGGGGTCGACTACTTCGGCCCGCTGACGGTCACGATTGGGCGGCGCCACGAAAAGCGTTGGGTAGCGCTCTTTACCTGCCTGACGACGCGCGCCGTCCACCTGGAGATCGTCGCGAGCCTCTCTACGGACTCCGCCATCATGGCGCTGCGGCGTATGGCGGCTCGACGAGGTTGGCCCCGCGTCATGTATAGTGACAACGGTACATGCTTCCGCGGGGCCGACACGGAGCTTCGCGCCGCCTACGAGGAGTGGCTGCCCGAGCTCCGCGACATCGGACT GGGGGCGCCTGGGAGAGGTTGGTGCGGTCAGTCAAGACCGCACTGA